Proteins from a genomic interval of Candidatus Woesearchaeota archaeon:
- a CDS encoding DNA-directed RNA polymerase subunit H, which produces MKKTITIKEHVLMPKHTKLSEKEKKELFERYNISLRELPKILKSDAALTDLNVETGDVIKITRMNPSTGPTQFYRGVVND; this is translated from the coding sequence ATGAAAAAAACCATTACCATAAAAGAACACGTGTTGATGCCAAAACACACCAAACTTTCTGAAAAAGAAAAAAAAGAGCTTTTTGAACGGTACAATATTTCTCTTCGAGAGTTGCCCAAAATCCTGAAATCCGATGCTGCCCTTACTGATCTGAATGTCGAAACAGGTGATGTGATTAAGATTACGCGGATGAATCCTTCCACAGGGCCAACCCAGTTTTACCGAGGTGTGGTTAATGATTAA
- the idi gene encoding isopentenyl-diphosphate Delta-isomerase, whose protein sequence is MHTETLILVDEHDQVIGYGEKMAVHREGRLHRAFSLFVINEKKELMLQQRALGKYHSGGLWTNTCCSHPRPDETISLAAHRRLPEEMGFDCDLHELCSFTYEVKFPNGLQEHEFLHVLVGHYNGKPVLNNEEAEDWKWASFSWLQKDIVLHPEHYTAWFLIAFPRVVQALRSR, encoded by the coding sequence ATGCATACTGAAACCCTTATTTTAGTCGATGAACATGACCAAGTTATTGGTTATGGAGAGAAAATGGCTGTCCATCGTGAGGGCAGGCTTCATAGGGCATTTTCTCTTTTTGTAATCAATGAAAAAAAAGAACTCATGCTGCAACAGCGTGCATTGGGGAAATACCATTCTGGCGGGTTATGGACCAATACCTGCTGTAGTCATCCGCGACCCGACGAAACAATATCTTTGGCAGCTCATCGAAGACTACCAGAGGAAATGGGATTTGATTGTGATCTCCACGAGCTTTGTTCCTTTACCTATGAGGTAAAGTTTCCCAATGGATTGCAGGAGCACGAATTTCTTCATGTCTTGGTTGGTCATTATAACGGAAAGCCAGTGTTGAATAACGAGGAAGCTGAAGACTGGAAATGGGCAAGTTTTTCATGGTTGCAAAAAGATATCGTTCTTCATCCTGAGCACTACACCGCGTGGTTTCTCATTGCATTTCCGCGAGTCGTACAAGCATTAAGGAGCAGGTAG
- a CDS encoding 30S ribosomal protein S7 (binds directly to 16S rRNA where it nucleates assembly of the head domain of the 30S subunit): protein MESQKVFNRWSCEGITVADKGLQRYLNLEGPLVPRSCGRYAGNRFHKSKIFIVERLINKIMVPGHKGKKHFKTSGPSTGKYHTAYDLVEQAFLQIEQKLKKNPIDVFTKALENSAQREEIVTIEYGGARYPKAVECSPQRRIDKALRHMSQGAFHRSFNSKTPAASALADEITAAYQLSHSSNAIAKKLEVERQADSSR, encoded by the coding sequence ATGGAATCTCAAAAAGTATTTAATCGATGGTCCTGTGAGGGAATTACTGTTGCAGATAAAGGGCTCCAGCGCTACCTTAACCTTGAGGGTCCTCTTGTCCCAAGAAGCTGTGGGAGATATGCAGGGAATCGGTTTCACAAATCAAAGATTTTCATTGTTGAGCGACTCATTAACAAAATCATGGTTCCAGGTCATAAAGGAAAAAAACATTTTAAGACATCTGGGCCATCAACAGGAAAATATCACACTGCTTACGATCTTGTTGAGCAGGCATTCTTGCAGATCGAGCAAAAATTGAAGAAAAACCCTATTGACGTATTCACCAAGGCACTTGAAAATAGTGCGCAACGTGAAGAAATTGTTACCATTGAATATGGTGGTGCACGTTATCCAAAAGCTGTTGAATGTTCTCCACAGCGTCGCATCGATAAGGCTCTTCGTCACATGAGCCAGGGAGCGTTTCATCGTTCTTTTAATAGTAAGACTCCTGCTGCCTCAGCATTAGCTGATGAGATCACTGCGGCTTACCAATTAAGCCATTCGAGCAATGCTATTGCAAAAAAGCTTGAAGTAGAACGTCAGGCAGATTCGAGCAGATAA